One stretch of Punica granatum isolate Tunisia-2019 chromosome 5, ASM765513v2, whole genome shotgun sequence DNA includes these proteins:
- the LOC116207633 gene encoding LRR receptor-like serine/threonine-protein kinase GSO1, giving the protein MSRRGRVANRGRRGGRAATKRKTGITAGLMAVSGTLRVSPFLLLLPLLILTVMSSFSSSSCKAQQVDADVTTTTLSILLEVKQSLTATAGGDVGEGAAALLDWSLNNPNFCTWNGISCQPMNSSSSSSSSSSPLAVVVGLNLSDSSLTGTISPSLGRLGNLLHLDLSSNSLTGPIPPNLSNLSSLESLLLFSNQLTGPIPPQLGSLSALRILRIGDNGLTGPIPPSLANLSKLATLGLASCSLSGPIPPELGRLSRLENLILQQNQLQGPIPSQLGNCSSLTMFTVALNGLNGSIPSELGLLKNLQLLNLANNSLSGHIPSQLGGLTELVYLNLMGNLLQGPIPSSLSYLSNLQNLDLSMNALTGGIPEELGNMGQLVYLVLSNNNISGVIPSTLFLNTTNLEHLMLAQMQISGKIPAELRNCRALKQLDLSNNTLSGPIPDEVYELANLTDLFLHNNTLVGPISPSIGNLSNLQALALYHNGLVGNLPREIGMLNQLEILYLYENHLSGEIPAEIGNCTSLQMVDLFGNHFFGKIPVTMGSLKQLNLLHLRQNELVGEIPASLGDCRQLTILDLADNGLSGGIAASLGNLQALEQLMLYNNSLGGKLPDTLANLRNLTRVNLSKNKLNGSVAALCSSHSFLSFDVTDNEFDGEIPSQLGNSPALERLRLGNNHFTGGIPWTLGKIRKLSLLDLSGNSLTGTLPAVLSLCKDLTHIDLNNNLFSGPIPSWVGSLPQLGELKLSNNRFNGSLPQQIFSCSKLLVLSLDGNFLNGMVPSRISELAALNVLNLNKNQFSGPIPAEIGKLSKLYELQLAENFFTGELPFELGQLQNLQSILDLSHNNLTGQIPPSIASLSKLEALDLSHNQLSGEVPSEIGEMSSLGKLDLSHNKLQGKLGKQFLRWPADAFQGNGQLCGSPLLNRCNMHKQRSGGLSESSVIIVTAISTLAAIALLALGVALVLKHRRRLAAFDRSSKEVKKFSYSSSSSQAQRRLLFQHGAANRDFKWEDIMEATKNLSDEFLIGSGGSGKVYRAELTTGETLAVKSIMWKDAVLSKSFTREVRTLGRIRHRHLVKLVGYCSNRATGSSLLIYEYMQNGSVWDWLHQPGMTGKGKQGLDWDTRLRIAVGLAQGVEYLHHDCAPTIIHRDIKSSNLLLDSNMEAHLGDFGLAKALTENYDSLDTESNTWFAGSYGYIAPEYAYSMKATEKSDIYSMGIVLMELVSGKMPTDAAFGVEMDMVRWVENHMQGDGGSGREELIDPILQPLLPGEESAAFQVLEIALQCTRTAPQERPSSRQACDLLYHIFNNRTMTGLKKTKH; this is encoded by the exons ATGAGCCGCAGAGGACGAGTTGCcaaccgaggacgacgaggaGGCCGGGCGGCAACAAAGAGGAAAACAGGCATCACAGCAG GATTAATGGCCGTGTCAGGGACTCTCCGAGTTTCGCCTTTTCTGCTACTACTCCCGCTACTAATCTTAACGGTGATGAGTTCTTTCTCATCTTCATCATGCAAAGCCCAACAAGTTGATGCTGATGTTACCACAACAACGCTGAGTATTCTTCTGGAAGTGAAACAATCCCTCACTGCAACAGCAGGGGGAGACGTAGGAGAAGGAGCAGCAGCACTGCTCGATTGGTCCCTGAACAACCCAAACTTCTGCACTTGGAATGGCATTTCCTGTCAGCCAATgaactcctcctcctcctcctcgtcatCATCATCGCCACTGGCTGTCGTGGTGGGCCTCAACCTTTCCGACTCATCCCTCACCGGTACAATATCTCCCTCCCTTGGCCGCTTGGGGAACCTGCTCCACCTTGACCTGTCCTCCAACAGCCTCACTGGCCCCATCCCACCTAACCTCTCTAACCTTTCCTCTTTGGAATCTCTGCTCCTTTTCTCTAACCAACTAACTGGTCCCATCCCTCCTCAACTCGGCTCCCTCTCCGCCCTCCGCATCCTCCGCATCGGTGACAATGGCCTCACTGGTCCCATCCCTCCCTCCCTCGCCAATCTCTCCAAACTCGCGACTCTCGGCCTCGCCTCCTGCAGCCTCTCTGGCCCGATACCCCCAGAGCTCGGTCGGCTCTCTCGGCTCGAGAACTTGATCCTGCAGCAGAATCAACTCCAGGGTCCCATCCCATCCCAGCTGGGCAACTGCTCCAGCCTCACCATGTTCACTGTTGCGCTCAACGGCCTCAACGGATCGATCCCGTCAGAGTTGGGTCTTCTCAAGAATCTTCAGCTTCTCAACCTTGCCAACAACAGCCTGTCGGGCCATATTCCTAGCCAGCTGGGCGGGCTGACTGAACTCGTCTACTTGAACCTTATGGGGAATCTTCTCCAGGGCCCTATCCCCAGTTCCCTGTCCTACTTGTCCAACCTTCAGAACCTGGACCTGTCAATGAATGCACTCACCGGCGGCATCCCCGAGGAGCTTGGCAACATGGGTCAGCTGGTCTACCTGGTGCTCTCAAACAACAATATCTCCGGTGTCATTCCTTCCACTCTATTTTTGAACACCACGAATCTCGAGCACCTTATGCTTGCACAGATGCAAATCTCCGGAAAGATCCCGGCTGAACTGAGGAACTGCCGTGCTCTGAAGCAGCTAGATTTGTCAAACAACACACTCAGTGGTCCAATCCCGGACGAAGTGTACGAGCTGGCCAATTTGACGGACCTTTTCCTACACAACAACACCTTGGTGGGTCCAATTTCTCCATCCATTGGAAACCTCAGCAACCTCCAGGCGCTCGCCTTGTATCACAATGGCTTAGTTGGCAATCTGCCTCGTGAGATTGGCATGCTGAATCAGCTTGAAATtctatatctctatgagaATCACTTAAGCGGGGAGATCCCAGCGGAGATCGGCAATTGCACAAGCTTGCAGATGGTAGATCTTTTCGGGAATCATTTCTTTGGGAAGATACCCGTCACCATGGGAAGCCTAAAGCAGTTGAATCTTCTGCATCTGAGGCAGAACGAGCTTGTCGGCGAAATTCCCGCCAGTTTAGGTGACTGCCGTCAACTGACCATCCTCGACTTGGCAGACAACGGTCTCTCTGGTGGAATAGCTGCATCCTTGGGGAATCTTCAGGCATTGGAGCAGCTCATGCTTTACAACAATTCCCTTGGAGGTAAGCTTCCTGATACGCTGGCCAACTTGAGGAACCTGACCCGGGTGAATCTCTCCAAGAACAAACTAAACGGTAGCGTAGCTGCTCTTTGTAGCTCCCACTCCTTTCTGTCTTTCGATGTCACGGACAATGAGTTCGACGGTGAAATTCCTTCCCAGCTAGGAAATTCACCGGCCCTTGAAAGGCTGAGGCTCGGGAACAACCACTTCACTGGGGGAATCCCGTGGACCTTGGGGAAAATCCGTAAGCTGTCACTCCTCGATCTATCTGGCAATTCCCTCACAGGAACTCTTCCAGCTGTGCTTTCACTATGCAAGGATTTGACCCACATTGATCTCAACAACAACCTTTTCTCTGGACCAATCCCGTCGTGGGTTGGGAGTTTGCCGCAGCTGGGTGAACTCAAGCTCTCCAACAACCGATTCAACGGATCTCTCCCACAGCAGATATTCAGCTGTTCAAAACTCCTAGTGCTTTCTCTTGATGGAAATTTTCTCAATGGGATGGTTCCATCCAGAATCAGCGAACTGGCCGCCCTTAATGTCCTCAACCTCAACAAGAACCAGTTCTCTGGGCCCATTCCTGCAGAGATTGGGAAGCTAAGCAAGCTCTATGAGCTTCAGCTTGCAGAGAATTTCTTCACGGGTGAACTGCCCTTTGAACTCGGGCAGCTTCAGAATTTGCAGAGCATTCTGGATTTGAGCCACAACAACCTCACAGGTCAAATACCACCGTCAATAGCCTCTCTTTCGAAACTCGAGGCGCTTGACCTATCACATAATCAGCTTTCTGGGGAAGTCCCTTCTGAAATTGGCGAGATGAGCAGCTTGGGTAAGCTTGACCTCTCCCACAACAAGCTCCAAGGCAAACTGGGAAAGCAATTCTTGCGATGGCCAGCAGATGCTTTTCAGGGAAACGGGCAACTCTGTGGAAGCCCTCTTCTCAACCGCTGCAACATGCACAAGCAGCGGTCAGGAGGACTGAGTGAATCTTCAGTGATCATAGTCACGGCAATCTCCACACTTGCTGCCATTGCCCTTCTGGCTCTGGGAGTTGCTCTCGTTTTGAAGCACCGCCGAAGACTTGCTGCTTTCGACAGATCATCCAAGGAAGTAAAGAAGTTCTCTTATTCCAGCAGCTCTTCCCAAGCACAGCGGAGATTGCTCTTCCAACATGGCGCAGCAAATCGGGACTTCAAGTGGGAAGATATCATGGAGGCCACAAAAAATCTGAGCGACGAGTTCCTCATCGGCTCAGGGGGGTCAGGGAAAGTGTACAGAGCAGAGCTGACCACGGGAGAAACATTGGCTGTTAAGAGCATAATGTGGAAGGATGCAGTGCTGAGCAAGAGCTTCACGAGGGAGGTCAGGACTCTGGGGAGGATACGGCACAGGCATCTGGTGAAGCTGGTGGGCTACTGCAGCAACCGAGCAACTGGTTCAAGCCTGCTGATATACGAGTACATGCAGAATGGCAGTGTGTGGGACTGGCTGCACCAGCCCGGAATGACCGGGAAGGGGAAGCAGGGTCTCGATTGGGACACGAGGCTGAGGATAGCAGTGGGGCTAGCTCAAGGCGTGGAGTACCTGCACCACGACTGTGCACCCACCATCATTCACAGGGACATCAAGTCAAGCAACCTGTTGCTCGATTCCAACATGGAGGCACACTTGGGTGATTTTGGGCTCGCAAAAGCTCTGACTGAGAATTACGACTCTTTGGATACCGAGTCAAATACATGGTTTGCAGGATCCTACGGTTACATTGCACCAG AGTACGCATACTCTATGAAGGCAACGGAGAAGAGTGATATTTACAGTATGGGGATAGTACTGATGGAGCTAGTGAGCGGGAAAATGCCGACAGATGCAGCCTTTGGGGTAGAGATGGACATGGTGAGATGGGTGGAGAACCATATGCAAGGCGATGGTGGCAGTGGGAGAGAGGAGTTGATCGACCCAATACTGCAGCCGCTGTTACCTGGTGAAGAAAGCGCAGCATTTCAAGTCCTTGAAATTGCCCTGCAGTGCACAAGAACCGCACCCCAAGAGAGGCCTTCATCCCGACAAGCATGCGATCTCCTCTACCACATATTCAACAACAGGACGATGACAGGGCTCAAGAAGACCAAGCACTGA
- the LOC116207634 gene encoding ycf3-interacting protein 1, chloroplastic, with the protein MTTLMMKAQPFLQLQLDSPGALLPQSLPVGVVHFNRQWRRVSPPVSSQHSSCRMTLTEPHRRNRKSVGVSSAGQEKTELRTSTDPVQAQDDETADPEDIDYVRQIQRALELLKKNRDMLFSEVRLTILIEDPREVERRRLLGIEDPDAPTREDLVAALDQVNEGKVPDNRLALRVLAEEMSQWPNLEVEAPKKKPSKSLYAKATDTGVDPKVAAKRLNIDWDSAAEIDDSDANDEAEVPPAVGYGALYLVTAFPIIIGVSVVLILFYNSLQ; encoded by the exons ATGACGACGTTAATGATGAAGGCGCAACCATTTCTTCAGCTTCAATTGGATTCTCCCGGCGCTCTTCTTCCTCAATCGCTCCCCGTCGGCGTCGTCCACTTCAACCGTCAATGGCGACGTGTCTCGCCACCCGTTTCGTCTCAGCACAGCAGTTGCAGAATGACTCTCACCGAACCCCACCGCCGGAACCGGAAGAGTGTCGGAGTCTCCTCTGCGGGCCAAGAGAAGACTGAATTACGCACTTCCACCGATCCAGTACAAGCGCAGGATGATGAGACGGCCGACCCCGAGGACATCGATTACGTCCGCCAAATCCAAAGA GCGTTGGAGCTTCTCAAGAAAAACAGAGATATGCTCTTCAGCGAG GTTAGATTGACTATCCTGATCGAGGACCCAAGGGAAGTTGAACGCAGGAGACTCCTTGGAATTGAAGATCCCGATGCCCCAACCAGGGAGGATTTAGTTGCTGCCCTCGATCAA GTCAATGAAGGAAAAGTGCCAGACAATCGCCTCGCTTTGCGAGTGCTGGCTGAGGAAATGTCCCAATGGCCCAATTTGGAG GTTGAGGCGCCAAAGAAAAAGCCAAGCAAATCTCTCTATGCAAAAGCTACAGACACTGGTGTTGACCCTAAGGTGGCTGCAAAGAGGCTGAATATCGATTGGGACTCAGCTGCTGAAATTGATGATTCTGATGCAAATGACGAGGCAGAAGTGCCTCCAGCTGTG GGCTATGGAGCGCTGTATCTGGTGACAGCTTTTCCAATCATCATTGGTGTTTCCGTCGTGTTGATCTTGTTCTATAATTCTCTCCAGTAG
- the LOC116207198 gene encoding uncharacterized protein LOC116207198: MVGKRSRKSSSPSLTGNRGFLNRLPPSTPRSGTSTVGLSSNNLDPTIHSRVMALEMSLASILPLLSQLFTLISPASITHDKSSASIVHDKSPSLFLDSNSGDTTDSNDPEKGRVPKTARRVKEQAGEQTPVSRALQFPVNVGGGLETMRDYQSCEKAHYGKASGGMLRKCADIIRSEDKTCVEKVDKAKKAERVEKPRETYQG, encoded by the exons ATGGTTGGAAAGAGATCGAGAAAGTCTAGCTCTCCTTCTCTGACGGGAAATAGGGGTTTTCTCAACCGGCTTCCACCAAGTACACCAAGATCCGGG ACAAGCACTGTTGGTCTGAGTTCTAATAACTTGGATCCGACCATCCATAGCCGTGTGATGGCTCTGGAGATGTCACTGGCTTCGATACTGCCTTTGCTCAGTCAATTGTTCACTTTAATAAGCCCCGCTAGCATCACCCATGACAAGTCATCTGCTAGCATCGTCCATGACAAGTCTCCCTCTTTGTTCTTAGATAGCAACTCTGGAGATACTACCGATTCAAATGATCCAGAGAAGGGTCGGGTTCCAAAAACTGCCAGGAGGGTAAAAGAGCAGGCAGGAGAACAGACACCCGTGAGTCGAGCATTGCAGTTTCCGGTGAACGTCGGTGGTGGCCTTGAGACTATGCGGGATTACCAATCTTGTGAGAAGGCCCATTATGGGAAGGCAAGTGGTGGGATGTTGAGGAAATGTGCTGATATCATAAGGAGTGAG GACAAGACCTGTGTTGAGAAGGTTGATAAAGCTAAGAAGGCTGAGAGAGTTGAGAAACCCCGAGAAACCTATCAAGGCTGA